The following is a genomic window from Pedobacter sp. KBS0701.
CAGGTGTCTTGTACTTGCCTGAAAAAAGTCCGTCAGAAGATTTGTTTTGCTGCATATCCTGACCTGACTTCCGGATAGCGGCAAGCTCTTCATTGCAGTTTAGTGGATTGATGATGCGCAGGATTTCCAATGCTTTATCGTAGGCGCCACGTTTGAGTATAAGCCATCTTGGGCTTTCAGGAATAAAGTAGATTAAAACCAGGAATATTATGGAAGGAAATGCCTGAACACCAAGCATCCATCTCCATGATGCCTCACCTCCCTGGCTTAGCAGATAGTTTGAAAGATAAGATATTAATATACCCAGTACAACATTGAACTGGAAAAGCCCTACAAGCCGGCCTCTTCTATGTGCCGGAGATACCTCTGAAATATAAATTGGTGCAGTTACAGAAGATATACCCACGCCCAGGCCGCCTAAGAAACGGAATGCTAAAAAGATATACCAGTTATCTGCCATAGCGGTACCGAGCGAGGAGAGTAAGTATGCAGCAGCCACGAAATAAAGTGTGTTTTTTCTTCCGAAATAATCAGATGGACGGGATCCTACCAGCGAGCCGATTACCGTACCGATAAGTGCAATGGATATCGTAAGCCCATGCGCAAATGCAGAGAGGTTCCAGAACTGTTGAATGGATTTTTCAGCTCCTGAAATAACGGCTGTATCAAATCCAAAGAGAAAGCCGCCTAAGGCCACAACCATGGACCATGCCAGGACAGAGTGTTTTTTCATAAGGGTTTATTATTGGTTAACGATCGCAAATTAGACCAAATCATTCTGTGACACTATTAAAATTCTATCAAAAGCATTAAAAAATTAAATTAATTTAAAGTGTTGTTTATTAGTGTTTTATGTTTTTATTTCCCTTTCTGCTTTATCCAACTTTAAATATTGTAACACGAGATGTTAAATTTGGTTACATGGTGCTAGGTAAGGATTTGTTGCTTATTTCCAATATCGAAAAGTAATCTATAGCTTTATTAAATGAATAATCAAATATTCCTCAAACCAGCTACTGTTCAAGCTTTCAATATTTGGCTTTTGAGTCTGGCCGTTACACTGCTTTTCTTTAGCTCCTGTTCGGAAAAGAAGGAAGAAAAAAAGTTCACTATCGGTTTTTCTCAATGTGTGGGATCTGATTTGTGGAGGAAAACAATGCTCGAAGAAATGAAAATGGAATTTTCCCTTCGTTCAGGAACCAACTTCATTTACAGGGATGCGAACAACAGCAGCAAGAAACAGATTGAGCAGGTAGAAGAATTGGTTGATAATCATATTGATCTTTTAATTATCTCTCCAAACGAAGCATCTCCATTGACGGATATTGTCGAAAAAGTATATAATAAAGGAATTCCGGTAATTGTTCTTGACCGGAAAACTTCTTCATCTCAATACACTGCGTATGTAGGTGCCGAGAACTATCAGGTCGGCAAAATGGCTGGCCAATACATCACTAAGCTACTGAAAGGAACTGGCA
Proteins encoded in this region:
- a CDS encoding sugar porter family MFS transporter: MKKHSVLAWSMVVALGGFLFGFDTAVISGAEKSIQQFWNLSAFAHGLTISIALIGTVIGSLVGSRPSDYFGRKNTLYFVAAAYLLSSLGTAMADNWYIFLAFRFLGGLGVGISSVTAPIYISEVSPAHRRGRLVGLFQFNVVLGILISYLSNYLLSQGGEASWRWMLGVQAFPSIIFLVLIYFIPESPRWLILKRGAYDKALEILRIINPLNCNEELAAIRKSGQDMQQNKSSDGLFSGKYKTPVILAILFAFFNQVSGINAIIYYAPRIFEMAGLGAHSSLLSTVGIGMVNFIFTLLAINIIDKVGRKTLMFIGSIGLIISLGLVAFAFLGGSSSGFEIPIYVMLFIAFFAFSQGAVIWVFISEIFPNQVRAKGQTLGSSTHWVMAALIAFCFPYLAESFGGANIFFFFSAMMVLQLVFVWKMMPETKGKSLEQIGENVVLMH